The proteins below come from a single Dinghuibacter silviterrae genomic window:
- a CDS encoding sensor histidine kinase, translating into MWLVTGTQFWVIWNGVLIVTAIIAIAAALIMRKEFDRKKEKVAYNNRLLELEAKALTSQMNPHFIYNSLSTVQHLIVLNEQQKAFDYISDFSLLMRQMLNNSRKSYVALEDEIDFLTRYLELERFRFSNSFEYEFQVEDAIKVHSHCIAPMLIQPILENAIKHGMAPKKEKGMLKIAFSFHKDILECVVDDNGAGWKKTRSATSALKHESTALNIIRERLNVIKSYDDNPGKLEIIDKAANGYNDTGTLVKIFIPIINSL; encoded by the coding sequence ATGTGGCTAGTTACAGGAACCCAGTTTTGGGTGATATGGAATGGGGTGCTGATCGTTACGGCGATCATCGCCATAGCGGCGGCCCTGATTATGAGAAAGGAGTTCGACAGGAAAAAGGAAAAGGTCGCGTACAACAACCGGCTGCTGGAGTTGGAAGCCAAAGCCCTCACCAGCCAGATGAACCCACACTTCATCTACAACTCCCTCAGCACGGTACAACACCTGATCGTGTTGAACGAGCAGCAGAAGGCCTTCGATTACATCTCGGACTTCTCGCTCCTGATGCGGCAGATGTTGAACAACAGCAGAAAGTCCTATGTGGCGCTGGAGGACGAGATCGACTTTCTGACAAGGTACCTGGAACTGGAGCGGTTCCGCTTCAGCAACTCCTTCGAGTACGAGTTCCAGGTGGAGGATGCCATCAAGGTCCACAGCCATTGCATCGCCCCCATGCTGATCCAGCCGATCCTGGAAAACGCGATCAAACACGGCATGGCGCCGAAGAAGGAAAAGGGGATGTTGAAAATTGCTTTTTCCTTCCACAAAGACATCCTCGAATGTGTGGTCGACGACAACGGAGCCGGATGGAAAAAGACAAGGAGCGCGACCAGCGCGCTCAAACACGAGTCCACCGCGCTCAACATCATCCGGGAGCGCCTCAATGTGATCAAATCCTATGACGACAACCCCGGGAAACTGGAGATCATCGACAAAGCGGCCAACGGGTACAACGACACCGGCACTCTTGTGAAAATATTTATACCGATCATCAACTCATTATAG
- a CDS encoding LytR/AlgR family response regulator transcription factor, whose amino-acid sequence MKKIRAAIVDDEQANLHILRNILQTQCEGVEVIWEADNLEDAKNNIRENEIDVLFMDIEMPPNNSFQLLEAIAQPNFEVIFVTAYQEYALRALKMAALDYILKPIKGSDIVNVIEKIRKNKKNKLGELTGIIKHYVNGIPENFSKIVVHVQDGYEVIDINNIIYIEALDSYTKLRLVGNVSYVASRSLKEYEEILSEKGFYRVHKSYLVNLRHMMKIIKGVAPSVVMTNGACIPVSTRKKDVFFTELKEVIYF is encoded by the coding sequence ATGAAGAAAATTAGAGCTGCAATAGTAGATGACGAGCAGGCCAACCTACACATCCTGCGCAACATCCTACAGACCCAATGCGAAGGGGTCGAGGTGATCTGGGAGGCTGACAACCTTGAGGACGCCAAAAACAACATCCGGGAAAATGAAATCGACGTCCTCTTCATGGACATCGAGATGCCCCCCAACAACTCTTTCCAGTTGCTGGAAGCCATTGCCCAGCCCAACTTCGAGGTGATCTTCGTGACGGCTTACCAGGAATATGCCCTCCGCGCCCTGAAAATGGCCGCCCTGGACTACATCCTCAAACCCATCAAAGGCTCCGACATCGTCAACGTGATCGAAAAGATCCGCAAAAACAAAAAGAACAAGCTCGGCGAACTGACCGGCATCATCAAACACTACGTCAACGGCATCCCCGAGAACTTCTCCAAGATCGTCGTCCACGTGCAAGACGGCTACGAAGTCATCGACATCAACAACATTATTTACATCGAGGCCCTGGACAGCTACACCAAGCTCCGCCTGGTCGGCAACGTCTCCTACGTCGCCAGCCGCTCCCTCAAGGAATACGAAGAAATCCTTTCCGAGAAAGGCTTCTACCGGGTCCACAAGTCCTACCTCGTCAACCTCCGCCACATGATGAAGATCATCAAGGGTGTCGCCCCCTCCGTCGTCATGACCAACGGCGCGTGCATCCCGGTCTCCACCCGCAAGAAGGACGTGTTCTTTACGGAGTTGAAGGAAGTCATTTATTTCTAA
- a CDS encoding 2OG-Fe(II) oxygenase, which yields MNFINASLGDLKAFGTAHAEEYKTADPFPNIYFDNFFNPEVLYAVLEEFPDMSKKPDLQFNDPNQVKLASKGEGRFGERTKLFMHYLNSQPFLEFLTELTGIENLIPDPFYDGGGCHQIQPGGMLKLHADFNKHPKTKLDRRINVLVYLNENWDESYGGHFELWDREMKGCRKKILPLFNRMAMFSTTSDSYHGHPNPLTCPPDRSRKSLALYYYTNGRPAEEASVSETDHNTLFVYRNEDKKARAITSLKETAKLWIPPILLGGRHKEHKEKLS from the coding sequence ATGAACTTCATCAACGCCAGCCTCGGTGACCTCAAGGCTTTTGGAACCGCGCATGCGGAGGAATATAAAACGGCGGATCCTTTCCCGAACATTTATTTTGACAACTTTTTTAACCCCGAGGTGTTGTACGCGGTGTTGGAGGAGTTCCCGGATATGTCGAAGAAGCCGGACCTGCAGTTTAACGACCCGAATCAGGTGAAGCTGGCGAGCAAGGGGGAGGGACGGTTTGGAGAGCGGACAAAGCTGTTTATGCACTACCTGAATTCGCAGCCTTTCCTGGAATTTCTGACAGAACTGACGGGGATCGAAAACCTGATCCCGGATCCGTTTTATGACGGCGGGGGGTGTCACCAGATCCAGCCGGGCGGGATGCTGAAGCTGCACGCGGACTTTAACAAACACCCGAAAACAAAGCTGGACCGGCGGATAAACGTGTTGGTGTACCTGAACGAAAACTGGGATGAGTCGTACGGGGGGCATTTCGAGTTGTGGGACCGGGAAATGAAGGGGTGCCGCAAAAAGATTCTGCCTTTGTTCAACCGGATGGCGATGTTTTCCACGACGAGCGATTCTTACCATGGGCACCCGAACCCGCTGACGTGTCCCCCGGACCGGTCGCGGAAGTCGCTGGCCTTATATTACTATACCAACGGGCGTCCGGCGGAAGAAGCGAGCGTGAGCGAAACGGACCACAATACGCTTTTCGTATACCGGAACGAGGATAAAAAAGCAAGGGCCATAACGAGCCTGAAAGAAACGGCGAAGCTTTGGATACCGCCAATTTTGCTGGGCGGACGGCACAAAGAGCACAAAGAGAAACTTTCCTAA
- a CDS encoding glycoside hydrolase family 47 protein — protein sequence MRYTYLLLTLLAALPAAAQYGTTNHPSGYTPDDVRREFIRSWDAYRKYAWGHDVLLPNTGGFSDWYKESLHISPIDAYSTMRVMGLNEQAAGVERYIIDSVSFDKDIFVKTFEVNIRILGGLLNMYQWTHDPAILARAKDFGDRELKAFQSPTGIPYYWVNLRTGAVKGTRVNVAEAGSYLFELGILSYYTRDPRYYQAGKKASRALFTRRSAIGLEGFDIDVETGQWLDTRSFIGACADSYFEYLYKGWRLFHDPELKTMWDTSIKAINRYIPEESDTSLWYGYVDMNTGAKVLPEVTLYDAFFPSILAMDGDLRRAEKLEATWYWLWNRYGLEPGGFNYHTSSITDPGYDLNPEIIESAYYLYTLTGKERYRKMGYTFYKDILQYCRTPIAFSSITDVRTKEQNNQLPTFFFAETMKYLYLLFGGNPAVNVKDYVFNTEAHPFKRADFVPEELRKRLGF from the coding sequence ATGCGCTACACGTATCTGCTGCTGACCCTGCTCGCCGCATTGCCCGCGGCAGCCCAATACGGGACCACGAACCACCCTTCGGGGTATACCCCCGACGACGTCCGCCGGGAATTCATCCGTTCCTGGGACGCCTACCGGAAATACGCCTGGGGACACGATGTCCTCCTGCCCAATACCGGTGGTTTCTCGGACTGGTATAAAGAGTCGCTGCACATCTCGCCCATCGATGCCTACAGCACCATGCGCGTCATGGGATTAAATGAACAAGCAGCCGGGGTCGAGCGCTACATCATCGACAGCGTTTCCTTCGACAAAGATATTTTTGTGAAGACCTTCGAGGTGAACATCCGGATCCTCGGAGGTCTTCTCAATATGTACCAGTGGACCCACGACCCCGCCATCCTGGCCCGGGCCAAGGACTTCGGGGATCGCGAGCTAAAGGCCTTTCAATCCCCGACCGGCATCCCTTACTATTGGGTCAACCTCCGGACGGGGGCTGTCAAGGGCACGCGCGTCAACGTGGCGGAAGCCGGGTCCTACCTGTTCGAGTTGGGGATCCTCAGCTACTATACGCGAGACCCCCGCTACTACCAGGCCGGCAAAAAGGCCAGCCGCGCCCTCTTCACCCGCCGCTCCGCTATCGGCCTGGAGGGTTTTGACATCGACGTCGAAACCGGTCAATGGCTCGACACCCGCAGCTTTATCGGCGCCTGCGCCGACTCTTACTTCGAGTACCTCTATAAAGGCTGGCGTCTTTTCCACGACCCCGAGCTAAAGACCATGTGGGACACCTCCATCAAAGCCATCAACCGCTACATCCCCGAGGAAAGCGACACTTCCCTCTGGTACGGCTATGTCGACATGAACACCGGCGCCAAGGTGCTCCCAGAGGTGACGTTGTACGACGCCTTTTTCCCCTCCATTTTAGCCATGGACGGAGACCTCCGCCGGGCCGAAAAGCTCGAAGCCACCTGGTACTGGTTGTGGAACCGTTATGGCCTGGAGCCCGGTGGGTTTAATTACCATACGTCTTCTATTACCGACCCCGGCTACGACCTCAATCCGGAAATTATCGAGTCTGCGTACTACCTCTATACGCTGACCGGCAAGGAACGTTACCGCAAGATGGGGTACACCTTCTATAAAGATATTCTGCAATACTGCCGGACGCCCATTGCTTTTTCCTCCATTACCGACGTGCGGACCAAGGAGCAAAACAACCAGTTGCCGACGTTCTTTTTTGCAGAGACCATGAAGTACCTCTACTTGTTGTTCGGCGGCAACCCCGCCGTCAACGTCAAGGACTACGTCTTCAACACCGAGGCGCATCCGTTTAAACGCGCGGATTTCGTGCCGGAGGAGCTGCGCAAAAGACTTGGGTTTTAG
- a CDS encoding CPBP family intramembrane glutamic endopeptidase → MTAKKILDFPLRKILIGLIVIVGVIQLGQRLIDQKLVRAIVVVILTLAAYILLFRFYEKRKITELSPNGMYLVVGILLGALLQTLTIGVIYLNHDFTVISINPIAAVLPGLIMAFTAAIIEEVLIRGVLFRIMEEKLGSLLALGISALIFGLLHLANPNSSLITAMGIAIEAGLLLGVAYMYSRNLWFPIAIHFAWNFTQSGIFGASTSGVAISDSLLTSKIQGATWVTGGAFGPEGSVQAPVFCLVATGVLMVLCYRQGKIVPPFWKKQGATQFGDRGAI, encoded by the coding sequence ATGACTGCAAAAAAAATCCTGGACTTCCCGCTCAGAAAGATCCTTATCGGGCTTATCGTCATCGTTGGCGTGATCCAGCTCGGGCAAAGATTGATCGACCAAAAACTGGTCAGGGCCATCGTGGTGGTCATCCTGACGCTCGCCGCCTATATCCTACTTTTCAGGTTTTATGAGAAAAGGAAAATCACGGAGTTGTCCCCTAACGGGATGTATCTGGTGGTGGGCATCCTACTCGGCGCCCTGCTGCAAACCCTGACTATAGGGGTTATTTATTTGAATCATGACTTCACCGTCATCTCCATCAATCCCATCGCGGCTGTCCTTCCCGGGTTGATCATGGCTTTTACGGCGGCCATCATCGAGGAGGTCCTGATCAGGGGTGTTTTGTTCAGGATCATGGAAGAAAAGCTGGGCAGCCTTCTGGCCCTGGGTATTTCTGCGTTGATTTTTGGCCTGCTTCACCTGGCCAACCCGAATAGCTCATTGATCACGGCGATGGGGATCGCCATCGAGGCGGGGCTGCTTTTAGGGGTGGCTTACATGTATTCACGGAATTTATGGTTTCCTATTGCCATCCATTTTGCGTGGAACTTTACGCAGTCGGGGATTTTTGGCGCGAGCACGTCGGGGGTGGCGATTTCCGACAGCCTTTTGACTTCGAAGATACAGGGGGCGACGTGGGTTACCGGGGGGGCATTCGGGCCTGAGGGGTCTGTGCAGGCGCCGGTCTTTTGTTTGGTGGCTACGGGGGTTTTGATGGTGTTGTGTTATAGGCAGGGGAAAATTGTGCCGCCGTTTTGGAAAAAACAGGGCGCGACCCAATTTGGCGACCGCGGCGCTATATAA
- a CDS encoding ATP-binding protein: protein MGFFLYNPDQKSREESIAEFVVRQNIYREVLDDLEGSSMAYPEQHFIIIGQRGMGKTTLLQRIKYGIEESKTLNRWLIPVSFPEEQYQLSELANVWEYIAGYLEDFNGFEGLSDQIRQWQYADDFEERAFDMLKSMLNKCGKKLVLLMDNLGDLFMKLELKDVYRFREILQTASEIRVIGGAIHIGGLLEYQMPFYEFFKIIRLEGLTKEETLHLIEKLAELKSEKDKIKQIIDESPGRVETLRVLTGGVPRTIAIMFGIFLDHQHEGAMDDLYRIMDLATPLYKHRMDDLPVQLQKIMDAVARHWEPISVKELAQKTRIASKTLSAQLNNLERQELVIKNDTATKNKTYLIKERFWNIWYLMRYGRKDDKMKIIWLVRFLESWSSTEELQMRIESFVEKVKKTDISEEQIRLYAGVYTSLQTLPLSSRLKLKTIEKEMRHEVEMSDDELYASAKIEFKKGNLEESVRLFLKVSDMVGRRFDLLFELTLKNALAITFENLRMDKEVNQIRLLWLYTMEELIFSDRVMGVCDGHMEMDYERQLRMLRRCLEIQMACHEMDILGKWDRVFSIFVVREAMGRFISLGFYNFILKMAEETVVLVVGKTVPFKDIWRPLYLAIRYLYEPEELEKQPHELKEHAKLIAQLLLEKIEKADHPEIKKRAPK, encoded by the coding sequence ATGGGCTTCTTTCTTTATAATCCCGATCAAAAAAGCAGAGAGGAAAGCATTGCGGAGTTTGTGGTCCGGCAGAACATTTACCGGGAGGTGCTTGATGACCTGGAGGGTTCTTCCATGGCGTATCCAGAGCAACATTTTATCATCATCGGTCAGAGAGGGATGGGTAAGACGACGCTACTGCAACGAATAAAATATGGTATAGAAGAATCAAAGACGTTGAATCGTTGGCTGATCCCCGTATCATTTCCAGAAGAGCAATATCAGTTAAGCGAACTCGCGAATGTCTGGGAATATATAGCCGGTTATTTGGAAGATTTTAACGGATTCGAAGGATTATCGGATCAAATTCGACAATGGCAATACGCGGACGATTTTGAGGAGCGCGCCTTTGATATGCTGAAATCGATGCTGAACAAGTGCGGGAAGAAACTGGTTTTACTGATGGACAACCTCGGCGATTTGTTCATGAAGCTTGAGCTTAAAGACGTGTATCGCTTTCGGGAAATTTTGCAAACGGCGAGCGAGATCAGGGTGATAGGAGGGGCGATCCATATCGGGGGGTTACTGGAATATCAAATGCCTTTTTACGAGTTTTTCAAGATTATAAGACTGGAGGGATTGACGAAGGAGGAGACCTTGCATTTGATAGAAAAGTTAGCGGAGCTGAAGTCAGAAAAGGACAAAATCAAGCAGATAATCGATGAGTCGCCGGGCCGTGTGGAAACGCTCAGGGTTTTGACAGGAGGCGTGCCGAGGACCATTGCCATCATGTTTGGAATATTTTTAGATCACCAGCATGAGGGAGCTATGGATGACCTGTATAGGATTATGGACCTGGCTACCCCTTTGTATAAACATAGGATGGATGACTTGCCGGTACAACTGCAAAAGATCATGGATGCGGTGGCGAGGCACTGGGAGCCGATTTCTGTAAAGGAACTGGCGCAAAAAACCAGGATAGCCAGCAAGACATTGTCTGCCCAGTTGAACAACCTTGAACGGCAAGAGCTTGTTATCAAAAACGATACGGCTACCAAAAACAAGACGTACCTGATAAAAGAACGTTTCTGGAATATTTGGTATCTGATGCGCTATGGCCGAAAGGATGATAAGATGAAGATCATCTGGCTGGTGAGATTTTTGGAGAGTTGGTCAAGCACGGAGGAGTTGCAAATGCGGATTGAGTCTTTTGTCGAAAAGGTAAAAAAGACCGACATCAGCGAGGAACAGATCAGGCTATACGCTGGCGTATATACGTCTTTGCAAACGCTCCCGCTCAGCAGCAGGTTGAAGCTGAAGACTATTGAAAAAGAAATGCGACATGAAGTGGAGATGAGTGATGATGAACTGTATGCGAGCGCCAAAATAGAATTTAAAAAGGGAAACCTTGAAGAAAGTGTACGGCTTTTTTTGAAGGTTTCAGACATGGTAGGAAGGAGGTTTGATTTGCTATTCGAGCTCACTTTAAAAAATGCTTTAGCCATAACTTTCGAAAATTTGCGAATGGATAAAGAAGTCAATCAGATTAGGCTTCTTTGGCTGTATACCATGGAAGAATTGATATTCAGCGATAGAGTGATGGGCGTGTGCGATGGTCACATGGAAATGGATTATGAACGTCAATTGAGAATGTTGCGGCGTTGCCTCGAAATTCAAATGGCTTGTCATGAAATGGACATATTGGGGAAATGGGATCGTGTTTTTTCGATTTTTGTTGTCCGGGAGGCCATGGGACGGTTTATCTCGTTGGGCTTTTACAATTTCATTCTTAAAATGGCGGAGGAAACCGTTGTCCTGGTGGTAGGTAAAACAGTTCCCTTTAAAGATATATGGAGGCCTCTTTATCTGGCCATCCGATACCTATATGAACCGGAAGAATTGGAGAAGCAGCCCCATGAGCTGAAAGAACATGCGAAATTGATTGCGCAGCTATTGCTGGAAAAAATCGAGAAAGCAGATCACCCGGAAATAAAAAAGCGGGCGCCCAAATAG
- a CDS encoding sensor histidine kinase: MADTKAKTVNESGSGWHPGEWGHILYMQQILIGAIVHDIRTPLRYFMWTARSLQEDLERGLDTENLAERAQLLYTSAERMHGLVEDLLQYSRVQLRAAADGRFKKVNVHLAIAAKATLFHHIAYAKGIEIINRVDPTLIMETDPDCLAVIVHNILDNALKFTSGGTVVISSSRSDGAIRIEVTDTGRGMSREYIEWCNTEAAGFDTPLPGEDFRPPGLGLMLVRELLGRIKGKLVVSRAEEGGTVMMLEFSE; this comes from the coding sequence ATGGCAGACACGAAAGCTAAAACGGTTAACGAAAGCGGCTCCGGGTGGCATCCCGGGGAATGGGGGCATATCCTGTATATGCAACAGATCCTGATTGGTGCCATCGTACATGATATCAGGACGCCGCTCCGTTACTTCATGTGGACCGCCCGGTCCCTCCAGGAGGACCTGGAGCGCGGGCTGGACACCGAAAACCTGGCCGAACGGGCACAGTTGCTGTACACCTCTGCCGAGCGCATGCACGGCCTGGTGGAGGACCTCCTCCAGTATTCGAGGGTACAATTGCGGGCGGCGGCGGACGGACGGTTTAAAAAAGTCAATGTGCACCTGGCGATAGCGGCGAAAGCCACCCTTTTTCACCACATCGCCTATGCAAAAGGAATAGAGATCATCAACCGGGTAGACCCCACCCTGATCATGGAAACAGATCCGGACTGTCTGGCCGTCATTGTACACAATATCCTGGACAACGCGCTCAAGTTTACCTCCGGCGGGACCGTGGTCATCAGTTCAAGCAGGAGCGACGGCGCCATCCGGATCGAGGTGACCGACACCGGCAGGGGTATGAGCCGGGAGTATATAGAGTGGTGCAACACCGAAGCGGCTGGTTTTGACACGCCGTTGCCGGGGGAGGACTTCAGACCCCCGGGACTGGGGCTTATGCTGGTGCGGGAATTGCTGGGTAGGATAAAGGGGAAGCTGGTCGTGAGCAGGGCCGAAGAAGGCGGGACGGTGATGATGTTGGAATTTTCAGAATAG
- a CDS encoding nitrogen regulation protein NR(II), which produces MGEANWPLSARARDPFASALHPEERDLLQDTLKACRQSPGDLVVSSLRLTNTSGTCRLTEWKMSLLPPATTGGSPLIYAVGVDKVDHFLDAQPLGNLQALGKLLFDATPSPHICLGDAGELRFFNREAIQWIKARTGVLPVIGANLHDTLRNGFGGHLCRKIALGFKGEPACSEDRWVYPDGQEEWYRVEVLPFQYGPEECVSISLLDITALKRSVGVMDSSRYMIANQLRTHVSNMMGMSVMMENLLAMDGGPSLSALVTMIKEEAGQLNRAVGRVEEALFSGGG; this is translated from the coding sequence GTGGGAGAAGCAAACTGGCCGTTGAGTGCCCGGGCCCGCGATCCTTTCGCCAGCGCCTTACACCCCGAAGAACGCGACCTTTTGCAAGATACACTGAAAGCATGCCGCCAAAGTCCCGGTGACCTGGTGGTTTCTTCTCTAAGGCTCACCAATACGAGCGGCACCTGCCGGCTTACGGAATGGAAGATGAGTCTTTTGCCACCCGCTACGACGGGGGGCTCCCCCCTGATTTATGCCGTGGGCGTAGACAAGGTCGATCATTTTCTCGACGCCCAGCCGTTGGGCAACCTGCAGGCCCTGGGCAAGCTTCTTTTTGACGCGACCCCGTCCCCGCATATTTGCCTGGGAGACGCGGGAGAGCTGCGCTTTTTCAACCGCGAAGCTATCCAGTGGATCAAGGCGAGGACCGGCGTCCTCCCGGTGATCGGGGCCAACTTACACGACACCCTCCGCAACGGTTTTGGCGGCCATCTCTGCCGCAAGATCGCCCTGGGCTTTAAGGGGGAGCCGGCCTGTTCCGAGGACCGTTGGGTATACCCCGACGGACAGGAGGAATGGTACCGCGTCGAGGTGTTGCCTTTTCAGTACGGACCCGAAGAATGCGTGTCGATCAGCCTGCTGGATATCACCGCCCTGAAGCGGTCGGTCGGCGTGATGGACAGCAGCCGGTATATGATTGCTAACCAGTTGAGGACACACGTATCGAATATGATGGGCATGTCTGTGATGATGGAAAACCTCCTGGCGATGGACGGCGGACCGTCTTTGTCCGCCCTGGTGACGATGATCAAAGAAGAAGCGGGACAGCTCAACCGGGCCGTTGGCCGGGTGGAAGAGGCCCTGTTCTCAGGAGGAGGCTGA
- a CDS encoding acyltransferase yields MGLVDKIQNDPKTKRFVLRLLMPEGSARPRWWVRNLLNPFMRETGKGSKIRRRTRLDLMPFRTFRLGADSIIEDFTCINNGMGEIVIGSRCMIGIGSVLTGPVVIGNNVIMAQHVGVSGLNHGYVDVNTPIRDQKCDTATVYIGDDTWIGTNAVITAGVKIGKHCIVAGGSVVTKDVPDFTMVGGNPARVLKQYNPTTAEWEKPAAVIKNEHAYLQSNHR; encoded by the coding sequence ATGGGCCTCGTCGATAAAATACAAAACGACCCGAAGACCAAACGCTTCGTGCTGCGTTTGTTGATGCCGGAGGGTTCCGCGAGGCCGCGTTGGTGGGTGCGGAATCTGCTCAATCCCTTTATGCGCGAAACGGGCAAGGGGTCGAAGATACGGCGGAGGACCCGCCTGGACCTGATGCCCTTCCGGACATTCCGCCTGGGGGCGGACAGCATCATCGAGGATTTTACGTGTATCAACAACGGCATGGGCGAGATCGTCATCGGGTCCCGCTGTATGATCGGGATCGGCAGCGTGCTGACGGGACCGGTCGTGATCGGGAACAATGTGATCATGGCCCAGCACGTGGGGGTTTCGGGGTTGAACCATGGGTATGTCGATGTCAACACCCCCATCAGGGACCAGAAGTGCGATACCGCGACCGTATACATCGGGGACGACACCTGGATCGGCACGAATGCGGTGATCACCGCGGGTGTAAAGATCGGGAAACACTGTATCGTGGCGGGTGGCAGCGTGGTGACGAAGGACGTCCCGGATTTCACCATGGTGGGCGGCAACCCGGCCCGCGTACTGAAACAATACAATCCAACTACGGCCGAGTGGGAGAAACCCGCCGCCGTTATAAAGAATGAGCATGCTTACCTCCAGTCAAACCATCGCTAG
- a CDS encoding response regulator transcription factor, producing the protein MVNILMADDHAIVRYGTIALIKELFEDVSVSEAANFDETLHLIEERPFDLLVLDINIPGGNSFQMIDVLRLRQPNLKILIFTAYDEHLYGFRYLQAGADGFLMKNSDEQEIKYAIRSVLNNEKYFGPSVKAYLLDKIHQKKQEVSNPLLTLSNRETEVVRLLIQGNGIAEIARLLHLQISTVSTYKVRIFQKLNVRNIVELVERFNLYNGMGAGTAGTASAG; encoded by the coding sequence ATGGTAAACATTCTCATGGCGGATGATCATGCAATTGTCAGGTATGGCACGATTGCCCTGATCAAGGAATTGTTTGAAGACGTATCTGTCTCCGAGGCAGCCAACTTCGACGAAACCTTGCACCTTATAGAGGAGCGTCCCTTCGACCTGCTTGTATTGGACATCAACATTCCGGGGGGCAACAGCTTCCAGATGATCGACGTCCTCCGCCTCCGTCAACCCAATTTAAAGATCCTCATTTTCACGGCGTACGACGAGCACCTCTACGGGTTCCGTTATCTCCAGGCGGGGGCCGATGGCTTCCTGATGAAGAACTCCGACGAGCAGGAGATCAAGTACGCCATCCGCAGTGTGCTCAACAACGAAAAATACTTCGGCCCCTCCGTCAAGGCGTACTTACTCGACAAGATCCACCAGAAAAAACAGGAGGTGTCCAACCCGCTGCTGACCCTTTCCAACCGGGAAACGGAAGTGGTCCGTCTGTTGATCCAGGGGAACGGCATCGCCGAGATCGCCCGTCTCCTGCACCTTCAGATTTCGACCGTCAGCACGTACAAGGTCCGGATCTTTCAAAAGCTCAACGTCCGCAACATCGTCGAGCTCGTCGAACGGTTCAACCTGTACAACGGGATGGGGGCGGGGACAGCGGGGACGGCCTCGGCCGGATAG